TCGAAGCGACAATGTGCTTTGTGCGTCTCGCACAGGATGCTACTGCTGAGCTCGATTCTGTGTCTACTCTGCAAATTCCTGCACAGCCGCCAGGTGTAGAGAGGTGGGGTGTGCACCTCCTCACTGCGTCTTGCAAGTGTTTCCTACGCCTCCAAACGATTCATGTTTCGGAATTAGATGCACGGGTGGGGCAACGGAGCCGCACGTTGATGGATGATTTGCACACACTATGTACACTACTGCGCAAATCTGATGCTTCAGTTGACAAGGTATGTCGGCCCGTTTCTCACGTcaggcaagcgcggcgctccgcgCCATGGACCCTGCTCGCTTGGCGCCACTGTTCACGTGATCAAAAGCCGGGCCTCGTAGCGCAGTACCTGTATACCCTAGTAAGCAAACCATGGCGCCAGACGCAATGTCGGACCACGCGACGCAGCCACGCGGGCGAGGGCGTGGCCgtggacgaggaagagggCGTGGCAACTTAAATCGCGGCCAATCGCACACACCGAGCGAGGTCGCTGAGGCCAAACTGCCACACGacacggcgcatgcacctTCGGACGCTATCGAAACAGCcgccgacgatgcagaaGTGTGTTTTATTTGTGCGGAGCGGATTCAGCTTTACTCTGTGCCACCATGCAATCACCGGGTTTGTCATATCTGCTCGATGCGACTCCGCGCACTGTGGAAACGCCGCGATTGCACGTTCTGCAAGTCTGAAGCCGTCAACGTGATTTTCTCTCCTCACGCAACACGGCCATACGGCGACTATACCCCCGACATGATACCCCACCTCGACGAAAAGCTTGCCATTTACTTTGAGCGCCAGCGCGACTATGAAGATACCATTGCGTTGCTGCACTTTAACTGCCCCAACGAGCGCTGCGAACGTATGAGCACGGGCTGGGCTGATCTCAAAGCGCATGCCAAACGGGACCACTCGCGTCTTTTGTGTGatctgtgcgtgcagcacaAGAAGATTTTTTCGCACGAGCACGTTTTGTACACCGCGTCGTCACTCCAGAACCATTTGGCCGACGAGCACCGCTACTGCGAATACTGCAAGCAACACTTTTacagcgacgacgagctgtATGTGCACATGCGCGATCGTCACGAACAGTGCCATATTTgcaaggcacgcagcgacgaggagcgctACCGGTATTACAAGGATTACCGCATGCTTGAGCAGCACTTTCAAAATGCGCACTACGTATGCTCCGATTCACGCTGCCTGGAGCAAAAATTTGTCGTATTTGAGAACGAAATGGAGCTGCAGGTCCATCAGGTCCAGGAGCATGGCAAGACGCTTTCGAgtcgcgagcgccgcgacgcattgCGTGTAGATACAAGTTACCTGCTTCAGGATGCTCAGCCCAGCAATCCACGCAGACGCAGGGGTAAAGGACGTGCAGATGGAGTCAGTATTGCCGAGTCCCGTGGGCAAGActcctcgcgccgcgctcagTTTGGCCATTCGCTCACTGAAGCAGacagcgacgcggagcAGGAAACGGAACAATACTGGTCGACGATCTTGACTGTCCTGAATGGTTCGCAGATGAAGCTTGCAGccacgcgcagtgcattgcAGTCGTACCGCGCTTCAGAAAACAGTGTTAATGATTTGCTGAACACGACAACGAGCCTTACAGGTGACGCACACGGCTCTTTTGATCTCGGGTCCACAGACCTGATCATCCAGAGTATGGCCGAGATTGTACACAATGCGGAAAAAAAGAAGGAGCTACTCGATACTTGGGCCGCGTGCAAGGCACGGCAATCCAGCCATTCTACACAGGGccaggcgcgtgcatcgcacaCCTCTGTCCGTCAGCTCaagagcgcgtcggcggGAAATAATCGCGTATGGGAGAatgttgcgcgcgcagcgtcgaacgcgccgagcgtgcggagcCATACGCACTTTCCTACGCTGGGCCAGCACACACCGATTGCGCCTACACGCGCTGCCACAAACGTACCAGGATCTCGAGCGTATTCTGCGAATgtggcgcgcaaagcacagACTTCGCACGGCGCGACACCATGGGCAAATCGCTCTCAAGTTACAAACAATCCAGCTCAGGCATTTCCACCacttggcggcgcaggcgccaAGCCAGCGATACCAAAACCTGTGTCTGTACCGGGGAAGAGCAGAGGAAGCAATGTGTCGTTGGGCACGAACCAGTTCCCCAGCTTACCGTCTAGTTCGCGACAGGCAGAACTACGTGCAGAgaagcgcgagctgctcggaAAGCCACCTACGGCCCCGCAACCATCGACATGGGGCGCAGATCAAGCAGCGTCGACAATGAGCGACGACGGATTTCCTTC
This is a stretch of genomic DNA from Malassezia vespertilionis chromosome 1, complete sequence. It encodes these proteins:
- a CDS encoding RING-type E3 ubiquitin transferase (COG:O; EggNog:ENOG503NVAX; BUSCO:EOG09261MOX) — protein: MAPDAMSDHATQPRGRGRGRGRGRGRGNLNRGQSHTPSEVAEAKLPHDTAHAPSDAIETAADDAEVCFICAERIQLYSVPPCNHRVCHICSMRLRALWKRRDCTFCKSEAVNVIFSPHATRPYGDYTPDMIPHLDEKLAIYFERQRDYEDTIALLHFNCPNERCERMSTGWADLKAHAKRDHSRLLCDLCVQHKKIFSHEHVLYTASSLQNHLADEHRYCEYCKQHFYSDDELYVHMRDRHEQCHICKARSDEERYRYYKDYRMLEQHFQNAHYVCSDSRCLEQKFVVFENEMELQVHQVQEHGKTLSSRERRDALRVDTSYLLQDAQPSNPRRRRGKGRADGVSIAESRGQDSSRRAQFGHSLTEADSDAEQETEQYWSTILTVLNGSQMKLAATRSALQSYRASENSVNDLLNTTTSLTGDAHGSFDLGSTDLIIQSMAEIVHNAEKKKELLDTWAACKARQSSHSTQGQARASHTSVRQLKSASAGNNRVWENVARAASNAPSVRSHTHFPTLGQHTPIAPTRAATNVPGSRAYSANVARKAQTSHGATPWANRSQVTNNPAQAFPPLGGAGAKPAIPKPVSVPGKSRGSNVSLGTNQFPSLPSSSRQAELRAEKRELLGKPPTAPQPSTWGADQAASTMSDDGFPSLRSMQASLPAPEPLQQGVSDGARRRRRKGILLSSVGSMHHM